The following coding sequences lie in one Mesorhizobium sp. DCY119 genomic window:
- a CDS encoding GntR family transcriptional regulator, translating into MTSQEITPTKRASRAGNLADGVYQALRRAIIEQAIAPGTKLPEDSVGESFGVSRTVVRSVLARLTVEGLVSQQPNKRATVASPSLAEARGVFQVRRSLERTVIETLAGRMTPAMTEKLRSHVAAEERAQGRDGPESIRLAGEFHTLLADMTGNELLIRYVAEVASRCSLILALYGRPHSSECAVNEHQMIIDALVRGDEETGIRIMDEHLTAVATRGLLDLKPARERELKDLLADYRPLAAKS; encoded by the coding sequence ATGACCTCACAGGAAATCACGCCGACCAAACGCGCGAGCCGCGCCGGCAATCTCGCAGACGGCGTCTATCAGGCGCTGAGACGAGCAATCATCGAACAGGCGATCGCACCGGGCACGAAGCTGCCGGAGGATTCGGTCGGCGAGAGTTTTGGCGTCAGCCGCACGGTCGTGCGCAGCGTGCTTGCCCGCTTGACTGTGGAGGGCCTCGTTTCGCAGCAGCCCAACAAGCGTGCGACGGTGGCCTCACCGAGCCTTGCGGAGGCGCGCGGCGTCTTTCAGGTGCGGCGCAGCCTGGAGCGGACGGTGATCGAGACGCTCGCCGGACGCATGACGCCCGCCATGACGGAAAAATTGCGGTCGCATGTTGCGGCGGAAGAACGGGCACAGGGACGCGACGGACCGGAGTCGATACGGCTCGCCGGCGAATTCCATACGCTGCTTGCGGATATGACGGGCAACGAGCTTCTCATTCGCTATGTCGCGGAAGTTGCATCGCGCTGTTCGCTGATCCTTGCCCTTTACGGCCGTCCGCATTCATCGGAATGCGCGGTCAACGAGCATCAGATGATCATCGACGCGCTTGTTCGCGGCGACGAGGAAACGGGCATCAGGATCATGGACGAGCACCTGACCGCCGTCGCGACACGAGGTCTCCTCGACCTGAAGCCGGCGCGCGAGCGCGAGCTGAAGGATTTGCTGGCGGATTACCGGCCGCTCGCCGCAAAGAGCTAA